The Amycolatopsis sp. DG1A-15b genome window below encodes:
- a CDS encoding DMT family transporter: MSFTRANSWIPYAGLLVVFWGVWGAFSSLPTKLYAYPDPMVYVVWALTMLVPAWFSLRGKKFDRGRVAAGYGLLIGLTGAGGQLLLFKALTIGPAYVIFPIVALSPAVTVLLAFAALRERLGGWSWAGVVLALVAVVLFSVSTGDGGDSGWLYLVLAAGVCVAWGVQAFFMRKAALAGVDDASTFGWMTISGLLLIPVAVLMMGGLPLGFPWQAPALTAGTQLLNAVGALFLVMAMSRGKASIVAPVTNALAPVLTIVLSLLFFGAAPTGFQIAGIVLALAGSTLMVYRAEKSTELVPGSAVS; this comes from the coding sequence ATGTCGTTCACCCGCGCGAACAGCTGGATCCCGTACGCGGGACTGCTGGTGGTGTTCTGGGGGGTGTGGGGGGCCTTTTCCAGCCTGCCCACCAAGCTCTACGCCTACCCCGACCCGATGGTCTACGTGGTCTGGGCGCTGACCATGCTCGTGCCCGCGTGGTTCTCGCTGCGCGGCAAGAAGTTCGACCGCGGCCGCGTCGCCGCCGGGTACGGGCTGCTGATCGGGCTCACCGGGGCAGGTGGCCAGCTGCTGCTGTTCAAGGCCCTCACCATCGGACCGGCGTACGTGATCTTCCCGATCGTCGCGCTTTCGCCCGCGGTCACGGTGCTGCTGGCGTTCGCCGCGTTGCGGGAACGGCTCGGGGGGTGGTCGTGGGCCGGTGTGGTGCTCGCGCTGGTCGCCGTCGTCCTGTTCTCCGTCTCCACGGGGGACGGCGGGGACAGCGGGTGGCTCTACCTGGTGCTGGCCGCCGGAGTCTGCGTGGCGTGGGGTGTCCAGGCGTTCTTCATGCGCAAGGCCGCGCTCGCCGGCGTGGACGACGCGTCGACGTTCGGCTGGATGACGATCAGCGGGCTGCTGCTGATCCCGGTCGCCGTGCTGATGATGGGCGGGCTCCCGCTGGGGTTCCCGTGGCAGGCGCCCGCGCTCACCGCCGGTACCCAGCTGCTCAACGCGGTCGGCGCGCTGTTCCTCGTGATGGCGATGAGCCGGGGCAAGGCGTCGATCGTGGCGCCGGTGACCAACGCGCTGGCCCCCGTGCTGACGATCGTCCTGTCTCTGCTGTTCTTCGGCGCCGCGCCGACCGGGTTCCAGATCGCGGGCATCGTGCTGGCTCTCGCCGGTTCGACCCTGATGGTGTACCGCGCGGAAAAGTCCACGGAGCTGGTCCCCGGCAGCGCGGTGTCATGA
- a CDS encoding class II fructose-bisphosphate aldolase: MNWAALLDDLRTQRRAIGAFNAILIEHAEAVVAGAERSGLPVILQISQNAVRYHGSLAPFALACLRLAGTATVPVLVHLDHIEDEELIREGLDLGITSVMFDAAALPYAENVARTKAVAERCHAAGCRVEAELGEIGGKDGAHAPGVRTDPAEAREFVTATGVDSLAVAVGSSHAMADRSAVLDEELITALARSVPVPLVLHGSSGVPDEGLRGAVASGIVKVNIGTRLNQVLTEAVRSTLGTHTALTDPRRYLAPGRDAVRDEVARLLTLLAK; the protein is encoded by the coding sequence ATGAACTGGGCCGCCTTGCTGGACGACCTGCGGACGCAGCGGCGCGCGATCGGGGCGTTCAACGCGATCCTGATCGAGCACGCGGAAGCCGTCGTGGCCGGCGCGGAGCGCAGCGGCCTCCCGGTGATCCTGCAGATCTCGCAGAACGCCGTTCGCTACCACGGTTCGCTCGCGCCGTTCGCGCTCGCCTGCCTGCGGCTGGCCGGGACCGCGACCGTGCCGGTCCTGGTCCACCTCGACCACATCGAGGACGAGGAGCTGATCCGCGAGGGCCTCGACCTGGGCATCACGTCCGTCATGTTCGACGCCGCCGCGCTGCCCTACGCCGAGAACGTGGCCAGGACGAAAGCCGTCGCCGAACGCTGCCACGCGGCGGGCTGCCGGGTCGAGGCGGAGCTCGGCGAGATCGGCGGCAAGGACGGCGCCCACGCCCCCGGCGTGCGCACGGACCCGGCCGAGGCCCGCGAGTTCGTCACCGCGACCGGCGTGGACTCCCTCGCCGTGGCCGTCGGCTCGTCGCACGCCATGGCCGACCGCAGCGCGGTGCTGGACGAAGAGCTGATCACCGCGCTCGCGCGGAGCGTTCCGGTGCCGCTGGTGCTGCACGGTTCCTCGGGCGTCCCCGACGAGGGACTGCGCGGGGCGGTGGCGAGCGGCATCGTCAAGGTCAACATCGGAACGCGGCTGAACCAGGTGCTCACCGAAGCCGTGCGTTCGACGCTCGGGACGCACACGGCCCTCACCGACCCCCGCCGCTACCTGGCTCCCGGCCGCGACGCGGTCCGCGACGAGGTGGCGCGGCTGCTCACCCTGCTCGCGAAATGA
- a CDS encoding PfkB family carbohydrate kinase, translating to MTPRIVTVTLNPAIDVTYRVDALRVGETVRVPDVRSRAGGKGVNVAAVVRELGGESLVLALTTTRTPDEFRIGLDELRLAHRLVPALPAVRRTVAVVTPADGTTMLQENGFPAGEAAEAGIVAALRAELAAGAGAVVISGSVPAGLAADVPAKLARLCVRHDVPVIADVSGAALREAARSGAVLMPNEDELADLAGSGQDLVTAGAPAVVATLGPGGAMAVTAGGAWRARPAEVVTGNPAGAGDAGAAALAMHLTVSEVDWPVALADVVATSAAAVLRPVAGEIDVAAREKWSRAVKVERIR from the coding sequence ATGACGCCGCGGATCGTCACGGTCACCCTCAACCCCGCCATCGACGTGACCTACCGGGTGGACGCGCTGCGCGTGGGGGAGACCGTGCGGGTGCCGGACGTCCGGTCGCGCGCCGGCGGCAAGGGCGTCAACGTCGCGGCGGTGGTCCGCGAACTGGGTGGCGAGAGCCTGGTGCTGGCGCTCACCACGACCCGGACACCCGACGAGTTCCGGATCGGGCTGGACGAGCTGCGCCTCGCGCACCGGCTCGTCCCGGCGCTGCCCGCGGTGCGGCGGACCGTGGCGGTGGTGACGCCCGCCGACGGGACGACGATGCTGCAGGAGAACGGCTTTCCGGCCGGGGAGGCCGCGGAAGCGGGCATCGTCGCCGCGCTTCGCGCCGAGCTCGCGGCCGGGGCGGGAGCCGTCGTGATCTCCGGCAGCGTGCCCGCCGGGCTGGCCGCCGACGTTCCCGCGAAGCTGGCTCGGCTGTGCGTCCGGCACGACGTGCCGGTCATCGCCGACGTCTCCGGTGCCGCCCTCCGCGAGGCCGCTCGCAGTGGAGCCGTGCTCATGCCGAACGAAGACGAGCTGGCGGACCTGGCCGGGTCCGGTCAGGACCTGGTGACCGCGGGAGCCCCGGCGGTGGTCGCCACCTTGGGCCCCGGAGGCGCGATGGCCGTGACTGCCGGGGGCGCTTGGCGCGCCCGGCCCGCCGAAGTCGTCACCGGCAATCCGGCCGGTGCCGGAGACGCCGGAGCCGCGGCGCTGGCCATGCACCTGACAGTGTCCGAAGTGGACTGGCCGGTCGCGCTGGCGGACGTGGTCGCGACGTCGGCCGCCGCGGTGCTGCGGCCGGTCGCCGGCGAGATCGACGTCGCGGCCAGGGAAAAGTGGAGTCGTGCCGTGAAAGTGGAGAGGATCCGATGA
- a CDS encoding DUF6351 family protein yields MANRAVRSSALVAALTAPVLLLGTATAVAAPDAPPGRWPAIETVSNPRAALVSGGQVLVRVVVPPRAGRVDVSANGHDVTSSFHAQPDGSLLGLVSGLRDGVNDLSARTSGRGPDRRAHLRVTNHPITGPVFSGAQQLPFYCETQAFGLPAASQPFCGAPTQVSYQYRTTAGTFAPLADPASRPADLATATVGGHAVPYVVRVERGTIDRAVYEMAALYDGAPSPVSPEHGWNGKLVYTFGGGCNAGYHQGSSTGGVVNDLFLAQGYAVASSTLNVLDNNCSPIISAEAAMMVKEHFIETYGPVAHTIGWGGSGGAIQQYDIAENYPGIVDGIIPGVSFPDPLSTGGPVSDCRLLERYFAGPGASFTAAQKQSVAGFASYDTCVSWDKTFASRATATGSCNAAIPVSARWDPVTNPRGVKCNSNEQLANQLGRDPETGFVRSPLDTTGVQYGLAALKAGTITAAQFADLNAAIGGLDHTGTPVPQRIAADPKALAAVYADDLVNSASQGLRETPIIDQRTDLDLAGFGNDIHTTEWSYVMRQRLLRANGTAGNQVIIENHPTAAEAGSASVYELDAMDRWLTAIDADSSHRSRQQKVLANRPGDLGDGCYLSAASRITEKLTYPASGRCGAQYPVAADTRMVAGESLALDVLKCRLKPLDFRDYPVTFTAADRQRLRAAFPAGVCDYGRPGVGQRPPIGTWLSYGDERTGTTPPTKPR; encoded by the coding sequence GTGGCCAACCGTGCTGTGCGCTCATCCGCCCTGGTTGCGGCGCTGACCGCGCCCGTCCTCCTGCTGGGGACCGCGACCGCGGTGGCCGCTCCCGACGCGCCACCGGGTCGGTGGCCGGCGATCGAGACGGTGTCGAACCCTCGGGCGGCGCTCGTCAGCGGGGGACAGGTTCTGGTCAGGGTCGTCGTGCCGCCGAGGGCCGGGCGGGTCGACGTCAGCGCGAATGGCCACGACGTCACCTCGAGCTTTCACGCCCAGCCGGACGGCAGCCTGCTCGGACTGGTGAGCGGCCTGCGCGACGGCGTCAACGACCTGAGCGCCCGGACGAGCGGACGCGGCCCGGACCGGCGGGCGCACCTGCGCGTCACCAACCACCCGATCACCGGGCCCGTCTTCTCCGGCGCGCAGCAGCTCCCGTTCTACTGCGAGACCCAAGCCTTCGGCCTGCCCGCCGCGTCGCAGCCGTTCTGCGGCGCGCCGACCCAGGTGAGCTACCAGTACCGCACGACCGCCGGGACGTTCGCACCGCTGGCGGATCCGGCGAGCCGGCCCGCGGACCTCGCGACGGCCACGGTCGGCGGGCACGCGGTGCCGTACGTGGTCCGCGTCGAACGCGGCACGATCGATCGCGCCGTCTACGAGATGGCGGCGCTCTACGACGGCGCGCCCTCGCCCGTCTCGCCGGAGCACGGCTGGAACGGGAAGCTGGTCTACACCTTCGGGGGCGGCTGCAACGCGGGCTACCACCAGGGCAGCTCGACCGGCGGGGTCGTCAACGACCTGTTCCTGGCCCAGGGCTACGCGGTCGCGTCGTCGACCCTGAACGTGCTCGACAACAACTGCAGCCCGATCATCTCGGCCGAGGCGGCGATGATGGTCAAGGAGCACTTCATCGAGACCTACGGCCCGGTGGCGCACACCATCGGCTGGGGTGGCTCGGGCGGGGCGATCCAGCAGTACGACATCGCGGAGAACTACCCCGGCATCGTCGACGGCATCATCCCCGGTGTCTCGTTCCCGGACCCGCTGAGCACGGGCGGCCCGGTGTCGGACTGCCGCCTGCTGGAGCGGTACTTCGCCGGGCCGGGCGCGTCGTTCACCGCGGCGCAGAAGCAGTCCGTTGCGGGCTTCGCCAGCTACGACACCTGCGTCTCCTGGGACAAGACCTTCGCCAGCCGCGCCACCGCGACCGGCAGCTGCAACGCCGCCATCCCGGTTTCGGCGCGGTGGGATCCGGTCACCAACCCGCGCGGGGTGAAGTGCAACTCCAATGAGCAACTGGCCAACCAGCTCGGGCGGGACCCGGAGACCGGGTTCGTGCGCAGCCCGCTGGACACCACCGGCGTGCAGTACGGCTTGGCCGCACTGAAAGCCGGGACGATCACCGCGGCGCAGTTCGCGGACCTCAACGCCGCCATCGGCGGCCTCGACCACACCGGAACGCCTGTGCCGCAGCGGATCGCGGCCGACCCCAAGGCGCTCGCCGCGGTGTACGCCGACGATCTCGTGAATTCCGCGTCGCAAGGCCTGCGCGAGACGCCGATCATCGACCAGCGCACCGATCTCGACCTCGCCGGGTTCGGCAACGACATCCACACCACCGAGTGGTCCTACGTGATGCGGCAACGGCTTCTGCGGGCCAACGGCACCGCGGGCAACCAGGTCATCATCGAAAACCACCCCACCGCGGCCGAAGCGGGCTCGGCCAGCGTCTACGAGCTCGACGCGATGGACCGCTGGCTCACCGCGATCGACGCCGACAGCTCGCACCGGAGCCGCCAGCAGAAGGTGCTGGCGAACCGGCCGGGCGATCTCGGCGACGGGTGCTACCTCTCGGCCGCGTCCCGGATCACCGAGAAGCTGACGTACCCGGCGAGCGGCCGGTGCGGCGCGCAGTACCCGGTGGCGGCCGACACCCGGATGGTCGCGGGGGAGAGCTTGGCCCTCGACGTGCTGAAGTGCCGGCTGAAGCCGCTCGACTTCCGCGACTACCCGGTCACCTTCACCGCCGCGGACCGGCAGCGGCTGCGGGCGGCGTTCCCGGCCGGGGTGTGCGACTACGGCCGTCCGGGCGTCGGGCAGCGTCCCCCGATCGGAACCTGGCTGAGCTACGGCGACGAACGGACCGGCACCACCCCGCCGACGAAGCCGCGGTGA
- a CDS encoding ricin-type beta-trefoil lectin domain protein, translating to MRRVATTVRATRLIVTILAAMTTVAALAAGPALARPRDSAPGNPYQRGPDPTVAMIESSTGPFATASASVPAGHGFNGGRVYYPTDTSLGTWGALAIVPGYSALFADEEAWMGPWLSSFGFVVIGVETSTRTDSADARGTELLAALDYLTTQSPVRDRVDPDRLAVLGHSAGGAGALLAAERRPALKAAIGLAPGSPVGNLSLATDRVPTMVLGGQNDSVVTPSYLSGLYATMPASTQSVFAQIAGADHVYYTHPNNVEMKLLIPWLKTFLDSDTRYPPFLCPAPPDPRSISIYTPKCPYVPGGSTPPGDGNTGPLHAVGAAKCLAAPSSGAPGTQVTIGVCDGRAGQAWTRTAAAQLTVTPAGTPLCLDANGQGTSPGTKVIVWSCNGQANQQWNVNADGTVTARSGLCLDVTGASTADGALVELWSCNGGSNQRWSLG from the coding sequence ATGCGACGAGTCGCGACGACGGTCCGGGCGACCAGGCTCATCGTGACCATCCTGGCCGCGATGACCACGGTGGCCGCGCTCGCGGCGGGGCCCGCCCTCGCCCGGCCGCGCGACAGCGCGCCGGGCAATCCGTACCAGCGAGGCCCCGATCCGACGGTGGCGATGATCGAATCGAGTACCGGTCCGTTCGCGACGGCGTCGGCGAGCGTGCCGGCGGGTCACGGGTTCAACGGTGGACGGGTGTACTACCCGACCGACACGAGCCTGGGTACCTGGGGTGCGCTGGCGATCGTGCCCGGCTATTCCGCGTTGTTCGCCGACGAGGAAGCGTGGATGGGGCCGTGGCTGTCCTCGTTCGGGTTCGTGGTGATCGGCGTGGAGACCAGCACCCGCACCGACAGCGCCGACGCCCGCGGCACCGAGCTGCTGGCCGCGTTGGACTACCTGACGACGCAGAGCCCGGTGCGCGACCGGGTCGACCCGGACCGGCTGGCCGTGCTCGGCCATTCCGCGGGCGGGGCCGGGGCGTTGCTCGCGGCGGAACGCCGGCCCGCGCTCAAGGCCGCGATCGGGCTCGCGCCCGGCTCACCGGTGGGCAACTTGTCGCTGGCCACGGACCGGGTGCCGACGATGGTGCTCGGTGGGCAGAACGACTCCGTGGTCACGCCGTCCTACCTCAGCGGTCTCTACGCCACCATGCCCGCCTCGACGCAGAGCGTTTTCGCCCAGATCGCCGGCGCCGACCACGTCTACTACACCCATCCCAACAACGTCGAGATGAAACTGCTGATCCCGTGGCTGAAAACCTTCCTGGACAGTGACACCCGGTACCCGCCCTTCCTGTGCCCGGCGCCCCCCGATCCCCGATCCATCTCGATCTACACGCCCAAGTGCCCGTACGTGCCCGGCGGCAGCACACCACCGGGAGACGGGAACACCGGCCCGTTGCACGCGGTGGGCGCGGCCAAGTGCCTCGCCGCGCCCTCGTCCGGCGCGCCGGGCACGCAGGTGACCATCGGCGTGTGCGACGGCCGGGCCGGGCAGGCTTGGACGCGGACCGCCGCCGCCCAGCTGACCGTGACGCCGGCCGGCACGCCGCTGTGCCTGGACGCCAACGGCCAGGGCACGAGCCCGGGGACCAAAGTGATCGTGTGGTCCTGCAACGGCCAGGCCAACCAGCAGTGGAACGTCAACGCCGACGGCACCGTCACCGCGCGGTCCGGGCTGTGCCTGGACGTGACCGGTGCTTCCACCGCCGACGGCGCCCTGGTCGAACTGTGGTCCTGCAACGGCGGCAGCAACCAGCGGTGGAGTCTCGGCTGA